From one Lycium ferocissimum isolate CSIRO_LF1 chromosome 7, AGI_CSIRO_Lferr_CH_V1, whole genome shotgun sequence genomic stretch:
- the LOC132065074 gene encoding NADP-dependent D-sorbitol-6-phosphate dehydrogenase-like encodes MAITLNSGFKMPVVGLGVWRMEGKDIKDLLINAIKIGYRHFDCAADYQNEAEVGEALAEAFQAGLVKREDLFITTKLWNSDHGHVLEACKDSLKKLRLDYLDLYLIHFPVATRHTGVGTTASALGEDGVLDIDTTISLETTWHAMENLVSLGLVHSIGISNYDIFLTRDCLAYSKVKPAVNQIETHPYFQRESLVKFCQKHGICVTAHTPLGGAAANTEWFGTVSCLEDPALKGLAEKYKKTVAQVVLRWGIQRNTAVIPKSSKLERLQENFNVLDFELTKEDMDLVKSLDRNYRTNQPAKFWGIDLYA; translated from the exons ATGGCGATTACACTGAACAGCGGCTTCAAGATGCCAGTTGTGGGACTTGGTGTTTGGAGAATGGAAGGCAAAGATATAAAAGATCTTCTCATCAACGCTATCAAGATTGGTTACCGTCACTTTGATTGTGCTG CTGACTATCAAAATGAAGCTGAAGTTGGGGAAGCACTTGCAGAAGCATTTCAAGCGGGGCTCGTGAAGAGGGAGGATCTTTTCATTACAACCAAG CTTTGGAACTCAGACCATGGTCATGTTCTTGAGGCATGTAAAGACAGTCTTAAGAAGTTACGCCTTGATTATCTGGATCTCTACCTTATTCACTTCCCCGTCGCCACAAGACATACAG GAGTTGGTACAACGGCTAGTGCATTGGGCGAGGATGGTGTTCTTGATATAGATACCACCATATCATTGGAGACTACTTGGCACGCAATGGAAAATCTGGTATCCCTGGGCTTGGTTCACAGCATAGGAATCAG CAACTATGACATCTTTCTCACCCGAGATTGCTTAGCATACTCCAAAGTGAAGCCTGCTGTGAATCAAATCGAGACTCATCCTTATTTCCAGCGTGAATCTCTTGTCAAATTCTGCCAAAAGCATGGCATCTGTGTTACAGCCCACACCCCACTTGGTGGTGCTGCTGCTAATACTGAATGGTTTGGTACAGTATCATGCCTGGAGGATCCAGCTCTAAAA GGTCTAGCTGAGAAATATAAGAAGACTGTGGCCCAGGTTGTTCTGCGCTGGGGCATCCAACGAAACACAGCTGTGATTCCAAAATCATCGAAACTGGAGAGACTGCAGGAGAATTTCAACGTTCTCGACTTTGAGCTCACCAAAGAAGACATGGACCTTGTCAAAAGTTTGGACCGCAACTATAGGACCAACCAACCCGCAAAGTTTTGGGGCATAGATCTGTATGCCTAA
- the LOC132065073 gene encoding arginine decarboxylase, whose product MPALGCCVDAAVVSPPLGYAFSRDSSLPSPAPEFFSSGVPNAAGSHWSPEMSSDLYRVDGWGAPYFSVNSNGDISVKPHGTETLPHQEIDLLKVVKKASDPKHLGGLGLQLPLVVRFPDVLKNRLESLQSAFDMAVGSNGYEGHYQGVYPVKCNQDRFVVEDIVKFGSGHRFGLEAGSKPELLLAMSCLSKGSADALLVCNGFKDSEYISLALVARKLLLNTVIVLEQEEELDLVIDISRKMAVRPVIGLRAKLRTKHSGHFGSTSGEKGKFGLTTAQILRVVKKLEESGMLDCLQLLHFHIGSQIPSTELLADGVGEATQIYSELVRLGAGMKYIDCGGGLGIDYDGTKSCDSDVSVGYGIQEYASTVVQAVQFVCDRKGVKHPVICSESGRAIVSHHSILIFEAVSASSTHVSPQLSSGGLQTLAETLNEDARADYRKLSAAAVHGEYDTCLLYSDQLKQRCVEQFKEGSLDIEQLAAVDSICDLVARAIGVADPVRIYHVNLSIFTSIPDFWAIDQLFPIVPIHRLDEKPVMRGILSDLTCDSDGKIDKFIGGESSLPLHDFGSGDGERYYLGMFLGGAYEEALGGLHNLFGGPSMVRVVQSDSPHSFAVTRSVPGPSCADVLRAMQHEPELMFETLKHRAEEFFEQEEDKGLNFASLTDSLAQSFHNMPYLVAPSSCCFTAATVANNGGYYYSDDDNAADCATGEDEIWSY is encoded by the coding sequence ATGCCTGCCTTAGGTTGTTGTGTAGACGCTGCTGTTGTTTCTCCTCCTCTCGGCTATGCCTTCTCTAGGGATAGCTCTCTTCCTTCGCCGGCGCCGGAGTTCTTTTCCTCCGGCGTACCTAACGCCGCCGGTTCCCATTGGTCCCCGGAAATGTCGTCTGATCTGTATCGGGTTGACGGATGGGGTGCTCCGTATTTCTCTGTTAACTCTAACGGAGATATTTCCGTTAAGCCACACGGTACTGAGACTCTTCCTCATCAGGAGATTGATCTTTTGAAAGTCGTGAAAAAGGCTTCTGACCCGAAACATTTGGGTGGGCTCGGGCTTCAGCTTCCTCTTGTTGTTCGCTTCCCTGATGTTTTGAAGAACCGATTGGAATCATTGCAATCTGCTTTTGATATGGCGGTTGGTTCAAATGGTTATGAGGGTCATTACCAAGGTGTTTATCCTGTGAAATGCAATCAAGACAGGTTCGTTGTTGAAGATATTGtgaaattcgggtcgggtcaccgGTTTGGTTTGGAAGCCGGGTCTAAACCGGAGCTCCTGTTGGCTATGAGCTGTCTATCTAAAGGCAGTGCTGATGCCCTTCTTGTTTGCAATGGTTTTAAGGACAGTGAGTATATTTCGCTTGCTTTGGTTGCAAGAAAGCTCCTTTTGAACACTGTAATTGTTCTTGAACAAGAAGAGGAGCTTGACCTGGTGATTGATATCAGCCGTAAAATGGCTGTAAGGCCCGTAATTGGACTTCGTGCTAAACTCAGGACCAAGCATTCGGGTCATTTTGGATCCACTTCTGGTGAAAAGGGTAAGTTTGGGTTGACAACAGCTCAAATTCTTCGTGtagtgaagaagttggaggaGTCTGGAATGCTGGATTGTCTTCAGTTATTGCATTTTCACATTGGATCCCAGATCCCATCGACGGAGTTACTAGCTGATGGTGTTGGTGAAGCCACTCAGATTTATTCTGAATTAGTCCGTCTTGGTGCTGGAATGAAATACATTGATTGTGGAGGCGGGCTTGGAATTGACTATGATGGTACTAAATCATGCGATTCTGATGTCTCTGTTGGGTATGGAATTCAAGAATATGCTTCCACTGTTGTCCAAGCTGTCCAATTTGTCTGTGACCGTAAAGGCGTAAAGCATCCAGTTATTTGCAGTGAAAGTGGAAGGGCAATTGTTTCTCACCATTCAATTCTGATATTTGAAGCTGTGTCTGCTTCAAGTACGCATGTTTCTCCACAGCTTTCTTCTGGTGGTCTCCAAACCCTAGCAGAGACTCTCAATGAAGATGCCCGTGCTGACTACCGGAAGTTATCTGCTGCTGCGGTTCATGGAGAGTACGACACGTGTCTCCTTTACTCTGATCAGTTGAAACAGAGATGTGTGGAACAGTTCAAAGAAGGGTCCTTGGATATTGAACAGCTCGCAGCAGTGGATAGCATTTGCGACTTGGTCGCAAGGGCTATCGGAGTTGCTGATCCTGTCCGCATTTACCATGTGAATCTGTCGATTTTCACCTCAATTCCTGATTTTTGGGCTATTGATCAATTGTTTCCCATTGTACCAATTCACCGTTTAGATGAAAAGCCTGTAATGAGAGGGATCCTGTCCGACCTGACTTGTGACAGCGATGGGAAGATAGATAAGTTCATTGGTGGCGAATCAAGCTTGCCGTTGCACGATTTCGGAAGTGGTGATGGTGAGCGGTATTATCTGGGGATGTTTTTGGGTGGGGCTTATGAGGAGGCGCTCGGAGGGCTCCACAACTTGTTTGGTGGGCCCAGCATGGTGCGGGTGGTGCAGAGCGATAGCCCTCACAGCTTTGCTGTGACTCGCTCTGTACCTGGCCCGTCCTGCGCGGATGTGCTCCGGGCGATGCAGCACGAGCCCGAACTCATGTTCGAGACTCTCAAGCACCGTGCAGAGGAATTTTTTGAACAAGAAGAAGATAAAGGTCTGAACTTTGCATCTTTGACCGATAGCTTAGCTCAGTCCTTCCACAATATGCCTTACCTTGTTGCGCCTTCGTCTTGCTGCTTCACTGCAGCCACCGTCGCGAATAATGGTGGCTATTACTACTCCGACGATGACAATGCTGCAGATTGTGCAACAGGGGAGGATGAGATTTGGTCCTATTAA
- the LOC132065075 gene encoding polyprenol reductase 2-like, with product MELGLVTLLRAAWVAAILPVFIALIPSSKLSFFQQFVLGFAKRGKIMQSSSNKLSVPQKLFIHFYILAFVWTTLLLAATWIYAYCTTPKISEPMLFSSIASHLTGGSRIFSLQRSHISKEQRSRIAVSIFLLLLMEAQVLRRLFESIYVFKYSPSARMHILGYLTGLFFYTAVPLSLCCNHATEVYKFGLSLIQEFIVKGKDRMLVTEVDWLRFLNPLMQLRWYTWIGAAIFCWGWIHQRRCHAILGSLRENREHNDDYLVPHGDWFQYVSSPHYLAEIVIYAGFVVASGCSDLTIWLLWGFTVANLALAAAETHRWYLHKFDNYPRNRFAIFPFVY from the exons ATGGAGTTAGGGCTGGTCACCCTATTGAGAGCTGCATGGGTTGCTGCAATTTTGCCTGTTTTTATTGCTTTGATTCCTTCATCAAAGCTTAGTTTTTTCCAACAGTTTGTGTTAGGTTTTGCTAAACGTGGCAAGATTATGCAGTCTTCATCAAAT AAACTCTCTGTTCCGCAGAAactcttcattcacttctataTTCTAGCTTTTGTTTGGACAACACTTCTGCTAGCTGCTACCTGGATTTATGCTTATTGTACAACGCCAAAGATCTCAGAACCAATGCTTTTTTCTAGTATTGCTAGCCACTTGACTGGAGGATCGCGTATCTTCTCTTTACAAAGATCTCATATATCAAAAGAACAGAGAAGCAGGATTGCTGTATCGATCTTTCTGCTTTTATTAATGGAAGCTCAAGTACTGCGACGCCTGTTTGAGTCAATATACGTATTTAAATATAGTCCTTCAGCCAGGATGCACATTTTAGGCTATCTCACAGGTTTATT CTTCTATACAGCAGTTCCCCTCTCTCTTTGCTGCAATCATGCTACAGAGGTATACAAGTTCGGGTTGAGTTTGATTCAAGAGTTTATTGTCAAAGGAAAAGATAGGATGCTAGTAACTGAGGTTGATTGGCTGAGATTTTTGAACCCTCTCATGCAACTACGATGGTACACATGGATTGGTGCAGCTATATTTTGTTGGGGTTGGATTCATCAACGCCGTTGTCATGCAATTCTT GGTTCATTGAGGGAGAACAGAGAACACAACGATGATTATTTAGTCCCTCATGGTGATTGGTTTCAATATGTTTCATCTCCACACTATTTGGCTGAAATT GTTATATATGCTGGCTTCGTGGTTGCTAGTGGATGTTCGGACCTCACGATATGGCTACTCTGGGGATTTACG GTGGCAAATCTTGCCTTAGCAGCAGCAGAAACACATAGATGGTATCTGCATAAGTTTGACAACTATCCTAGGAATCGTTTTGCTATTTTCCCATTTGTTTACTAA